The genome window CGATATCATCGAATAAAGGAAATATTTATGGAGATTCTGTTTTCACTGCTCATCATTGCCGGTGCGGCCTTCACCTTCATCGGCTCGCTCGGTCTGGTACGCCTCAAGGACTTCTACACCCGCCTGCACGGCCCCACCAAAGCAACAACGCTGGGCGTTGGCTGTATCCTGATCGCCTCGGCGGTGTATTTCAGCCATCACGACGATGGCATTAGCCTGCACGAAATTCTGGTGACCCTGTTCCTGTTTATCACCGCACCGGTAAGCGCCCATCTGCTGGGCAAGGCGGCGTTGCACCT of Candidatus Tenderia electrophaga contains these proteins:
- a CDS encoding cation:proton antiporter, which encodes MEILFSLLIIAGAAFTFIGSLGLVRLKDFYTRLHGPTKATTLGVGCILIASAVYFSHHDDGISLHEILVTLFLFITAPVSAHLLGKAALHLQIDTQARHQDKDRPR